In a single window of the Flavivirga spongiicola genome:
- a CDS encoding electron transfer flavoprotein subunit alpha/FixB family protein gives MSVLVYTESEQGTFKKAALEVASYAKAVANQLGTTVTAVTINVDGASELGNYGVDKVLNVSNPQLQSFNANSYAEAIKQAAEKEAAKVVIVSSSADSKYLAPLLAVGLNAGYASNVIEAPTSTSPFTVKRTAFTNKAFEISQINTDVKIIGVSNNSFGLVENSGNASSEDFSPSISDSGIKVESIDKATDKVTIADADIVVSAGRGLKGPENWGMVEELADVLGAATACSKPVSDLGWRPHSEHVGQTGKPVASNLYIAIGISGAIQHLAGINASKVKVVINTDAEAPFFKAADYGVVGDAFEVVPQLIEKLKAFKAQQ, from the coding sequence ATGTCAGTTTTAGTATATACAGAATCAGAGCAAGGCACCTTTAAAAAAGCAGCTTTAGAAGTTGCTTCTTATGCCAAAGCAGTAGCTAATCAATTAGGAACAACCGTTACAGCCGTTACTATAAATGTAGATGGTGCTTCAGAATTAGGAAACTATGGTGTCGATAAAGTTTTAAATGTGTCGAATCCGCAATTACAATCTTTTAACGCTAATAGCTATGCAGAAGCTATTAAACAAGCGGCAGAAAAAGAAGCAGCAAAAGTTGTTATAGTCAGCTCCAGTGCTGATAGTAAATATTTAGCACCACTTTTAGCCGTTGGTTTAAATGCAGGATATGCTTCTAATGTTATTGAAGCCCCAACGAGTACATCTCCTTTTACAGTTAAACGTACCGCATTTACTAATAAGGCTTTCGAAATATCTCAAATCAATACCGATGTAAAAATCATAGGTGTTTCTAATAATTCGTTTGGTTTGGTAGAAAATAGTGGTAACGCTTCCTCGGAAGATTTCTCTCCTTCAATTTCAGATTCGGGAATAAAAGTAGAATCTATTGATAAAGCGACAGACAAAGTCACTATTGCAGATGCTGACATCGTTGTATCAGCTGGCCGCGGATTAAAAGGTCCTGAAAATTGGGGTATGGTAGAAGAATTGGCAGATGTTTTAGGAGCAGCAACAGCATGTTCTAAGCCTGTTTCAGATTTAGGATGGAGACCTCATAGCGAGCACGTTGGTCAAACTGGTAAACCTGTAGCATCAAATTTATATATTGCGATAGGTATTTCCGGAGCCATTCAACATTTGGCTGGAATTAATGCCTCTAAAGTAAAAGTAGTCATCAACACAGATGCTGAAGCGCCTTTCTTTAAGGCCGCAGATTATGGCGTTGTTGGAGATGCTTTTGAAGTTGTTCCGCAACTTATAGAAAAATTAAAAGCT